Proteins encoded together in one Coregonus clupeaformis isolate EN_2021a chromosome 30, ASM2061545v1, whole genome shotgun sequence window:
- the LOC121545363 gene encoding prickle-like protein 2: MSLEMEKSVTKLMYDFQGNSTSDDDSGCALEEYAWAPPGLSPEQVHQYYGSLPEDRVPYVNSPGEKHRIKQLIHQLPPHDNEVRYCNTLDDEEKRELKLFSNQRKRDNLGRGNVRPFPLSISGAICEQCGGQINGRDIVVFASRAGHGLVWHPHCFVCCMCEELLVDLIYFHQEGKIYCGRHHAERLKPRCCACDEIIFADECTEAEGRHWHMKHFCCYECEAPLGGQRYIMKDGRPHCCNCFESLYAEYCDACGEHIGIDQGQMTYDGQHWHATEECFCCARCKRSLLGRPFLPKQGQIYCSRSCSAGQDPDESDSSDSAFQSARSRESRHSTKIIKQDHRNAEQERRQPAPMPDRLSVEVDPLSIHMDRLSLGSSQTPSRTSSRTPSRTPSRTPSLNQVWMSRDETYPPAYEAAYEGSPRDPSPTPMPLLLGPCNPRQGYSPSPKPHPPTQSSGNPGKRPESWVKEQGNTKRTPMAALRGQSFQDNWIHHSQDEFRPPKLKTQMSFNEVSSQGQGFSDKRSISMHGFQRDSRPPLTRNAMSNGISFTEPLTPLEQTPRGSMESLALSNATGNSLDGVSKRQEHLSRFSMPDLSKDSGMNVSEKSNMGTLGSPVQFHSSESLTSSRPYRNLNAPVQVGYPLGYWDAPQPLAFEGKGHVGLMGSSGNLRMPPMSERTPRRRPNEPELIRQQQPPTQPRRRKHRGNGNDGNGNHRSSGRHHRRSRRSRSDNALHLAADRANHMMEPPHRRVQEDYDRFPAGRTTRDLFGVGGMGGYRQQPYRPCPRTTSDLTLHNAAGGGRMQPLGLGGPYWGGEGYGEGADPWFSSCSSSSESEEDEGYFLGEPIPRPVQLRYLNNEELRHRYSPTGVGGMGGHHGPLHGPLHGPLHGPLHGGNHGQLHGQLHMRQRRKSKNCIIS, encoded by the exons GTGCATCAGTACTATGGTTCTCTACCTGAGGACAGGGTGCCGTATGTGAACAGCCCAGGAGAAAAGCATCGCATCAAACAGCTGATTCACCAGCTGCCCCCACACGACAACGAG GTCCGATACTGCAACACGCTGGACGACGAGGAGAAGAGGGAGCTCAAGCTCTTCAGCAACCAGAGAAAGAGGGACAACCTGGGAAGAGGCAACGTCCGCCCCTTCCCGCTGTCCATCAGTGGAGCCATCTGCGAACAG tgtgggGGCCAGATAAATGGACGAGACATTGTGGTGTTTGCATCGCGGGCAGGCCACGGCCTGGTGTGGCACCCTCACTGCTTCGTGTGCTGCATGTGCGAGGAGCTCCTGGTGGACCTCATCTACTTCCACCAAGAAGGGAAGATCTACTGCGGCCGGCACCATGCCGAGAGGCTCAAACCCCGCTGCTGTGCCTGCGATGAA ATTATCTTTGCTGATGAGTGCACGGAGGCGGAGGGCAGGCATTGGCACATGAAGCACTTCTGCTGCTATGAGTGTGAGGCTCCGCTGGGCGGCCAGCGCTACATTATGAAGGATGGACGTCCACACTGCTGCAACTGCTTTGAGTCCCTCTACGCAGAGTACTGCGACGCCTGCGGTGAACACATAG GCATTGACCAGGGCCAAATGACGTATGACGGGCAGCATTGGCATGCCACAGAGGAGTGTTTCTGCTGTGCCCGCTGTAAACGCTCCCTCCTGGGGCGCCCCTTTCTGCCCAAACAGGGACAGATCTACTGCTCACGCTCCTGCAGCGCCGGACAG GACCCAGATGAATCCGACTCCTCGGACTCGGCCTTCCAGAGTGCCCGCTCCCGTGAGTCCCGCCACAGCACCAAGATCATAAAACAGGATCACCGAAATGCCGAGCAGGAGCGTCGCCAGCCAGCGCCCATGCCTGACCGTCTGTCTGTCGAGGTGGACCCCCTGTCTATCCATATGGACCGTCTGAGCCTTGGCTCCAGCCAGACACCCAGTCGAACATCCAGCCGAACCCCCAGTCGCACCCCCAGCCGCACCCCTAGTCTCAACCAGGTGTGGATGAGCCGGGACGAAACTTACCCCCCAGCATATGAGGCAGCCTATGAGGGCTCCCCGCGGgacccctctccaacccccatgCCCCTGCTCCTGGGCCCGTGTAACCCCAGGCAGGGCTACAGCCCCAGCCCCAAACCCCACCCTCCAACCCAGAGCTCTGGCAACCCAGGGAAGAGGCCGGAGTCCTGGGTTAAAGAGCAGGGCAACACCAAGCGGACGCCCATGGCGGCATTGAGGGGCCAATCCTTCCAGGACAACTGGATCCACCACAGCCAGGACGAGTTCCGGCCACCCAAGCTAAAGACCCAGATGAGCTTTAACGAGGTGTCCAGCCAAGGCCAGGGCTTCTCAGACAAAAGGAGCATCAGCATGCATGGCTTCCAGAGGGACAGCAGGCCCCCCCTAACCAGGAACGCCATGAGCAATGGCATTAGCTTCACAGAGCCCCTCACCCCTCTGGAACAAACCCCCCGAGGATCCATGGAGTCTCTGGCCCTGTCCAACGCTACAG GTAACTCTCTGGACGGAGTCAGTAAGCGTCAGGAGCACCTGTCCAGGTTCTCCATGCCAGACCTTAGTAAGGACTCTGGGATGAATGTGTCTGAGAAGAGCAACATGGGGACACTGGGTTCCCCTGTCCAGTTCCACAGCTCTGAGTCCCTGACCTCCTCTCGGCCATACAGGAACCTGAATGCACCCGTGCAGGTGGGGTACCCCCTGGGGTACTGGGATGCCCCCCAGCCCTTGGCCTTTGAAGGTAAAGGTCATGTGGGCCTGATGGGGAGTAGTGGCAACCTCCGCATGCCTCCCATGAGTGAAAGGACACCTCGTCGGCGGCCCAATGAGCCAGAGCTCATACGTCAACAACAACCACCAACGCAACCACGGCGACGCAAACACCGCGGCAACGGTAATGATGGAAATGGCAACCACCGCAGCAGCGGTCGCCACCACCGGCGCTCTCGACGCTCACGCTCTGACAACGCCCTCCACCTGGCGGCCGACCGGGCAAATCACATGATGGAACCACCGCACCGTCGCGTTCAGGAGGACTACGACCGTTTCCCCGCTGGCCGCACCACCCGGGACCTGTTTGGGGTGGGGGGCATGGGCGGGTACAGACAGCAGCCTTATAGACCCTGCCCCCGCACCACCTCAGACCTCACCCTGCACAATGCAGCGGGAGGCGGGAGGATGCAGCCGCTGGGCCTGGGGGGGCCATACTGGGGTGGTGAGGGGTACGGGGAGGGGGCAGACCCCTGGTTCTCCAGCTGCTCCTCATCCTCTGAGTCTGAGGAAGATGAGGGGTACTTCCTGGGTGAGCCCATCCCCAGACCTGTCCAGCTACGCTACCTCAACAATGAGGAGCTGCGCCACAGATACAGCCCTACAGGGGTGGGAGGGATGGGGGGCCACCATGGACCCCTACATGGACCCCTACATGGACCCCTACATGGACCCCTACATGGAGGAAACCACGGGCAACTGCATGGACAGCTACACATGCGCCAGAGGAGGAAGAGCAAGAACTGCATCATctcatag